aaattaatacactTTACTTTATGAAAATTTAACATATCAACTAAACATATTTAAACCATATTCGTTTAGAAAAAACTTTTTGTAAGTTTACATTTTAGGAAGTACACTTCATTGAGAAATAGACTATTTTGAACTAAATGAGACCATATTGTGATAATTATTTAAGATAGGGTTTGGTTCACCATATAATCCACATATCACAAATGATTACGCCAAAATCACATGTGATTGTGATTACAGCATGTTAATGCACATATTAAGCCGCGAATATCTCTATTATGCAAGTGAAAGCAATGTCTTACCATGAACTTGTCCAGTTGAGACCTCTtttctagtattttttttttttttaatttttgagatgGAATAATCAATCTTTTGtaattaaacaataatttttcaatgccACATACACCTTTGCTCTGATTATTAACTTTTTTAATCATCAATTTTTAGTAGTATCATCAAACATGAATCACTAGtttttaaattaaactaacattaattaaaagaaaaaaatggctGAAGTTCTTAATTAGTAGCAATTCTTTTTAAATAGGTAATTAAGAGAATACGTGTGATGATATAAATATGATAAGTGAATGATTAATTGTGTACGTTTTCTTGTACATTTAATTGTAACACAAGTGCTTATGTTCACATCTGTAATGAACGGGATTCAAGTCTTTTGATTGCGAAATTTTATCAAATCTCTGTCGTTCATACAGAATAtatcttctctttctctctctccctcctacCACTTTGTCTTTAAAAGAAATTCCCCTTTATCTCCTCAGTTAAGTGTCAATGtagaagaaaaaaattttatcagTCTTTCCTCTGTCGTCTTCTCAATACATGAGTGGGTATTCTCTGCAAATTCAGCTCAAAAAGCCCAAAACTTGATCTGGGTTTCTCTGAATTGCCAAAACCAGAATCTGCCTCCTTTTTGTCCAAAGTTTCAGTCTTTATTTTTGTTCAACTCTTTCTTTGAATCACATATCCTGAGTGCAAGATGGGTTGTTGTAGCAGCAAGGAGAAGCCTTCAAAATCAGAGGCTAATAAAGGGTACAGGTCAGGAGGCACTGGTAATTTAAGGCAGAACCAACAACAACAATCTTATTATCAACAACCAGAATACCAGCAACAACAGGCCGTGCAGCACCCAAAAATGACCGTCCCTCAAACTCAAACACAAACCCCGCAAACAAGGCCCCAACAACCTCAGGCATCAACCCCCCCTCCAGTAAGAGCAGCACCTACGAACCTTACAGCAAGATCAGTTCAAACGCCACAGACCATTCTGGGCAAACCCTTGGAAGACATTAAGCAGTACTACAGTCTAGGGAAAGAACTGGGTAGAGGCCAATTTGGTGTTACTTATTTGTGCACAGAGAATTCCACTGGCCACATTTATGCCTGCAAATCCATACTGAAGAGAAAACTAATCAATAAGGGTGACAGAGAAGATATCAAGAGAGAGGTTCAGATTATGCAGCACTTGTCTGGGCAGCCAAATATTGTAGAGTTTAGGGGTTCCTATGAGGATAGGCAATCTGTTCATGTTGTGATGGAGCTTTGTGCTGGAGGGGAACTTTTTGATCGTATTATTGCTAAAGGGCATTATTCGGAGAGAGATGCCGCTAGGATTTGCAAGGATATTGTGAATGTGGTGCACGCTTGCCATTTTATGGGAGTGATGCACCGTGATCTCAAGCCGGAGAATTTCTTGCTGGCTAGCAAGGATGAGGGAGCAATGTTGAAGACCACTGATTTTGGACTGTCTGTGTTCATTGAGGAAGGTTAATTTCTTAATCCTCCCACTGTTCTTTATATCACGTATTAGTTAATATGATATAGATACTGCTGTTGCTGAAATGTTTGAGAATGGATTTGATGCCTGTGATATTGCATAGGCATTATGCTTTCTCAGTCTTTAGAATTTGGGCATTCTATTGCATAAACTTTATAGAATCAtgcaaatttaatttttgaatggaTTCAGAAGGTAGGAGAAACTGTTCAATTCAGCATGGAGTGATGAAATTGAACATTTTATTTTAGAATGAGTTACTGAACTAATGAGAACAGTGGTCATTTTAGCGTAATCAGGATTTATGAATTATGTACTTTATTTCTCTTGCTGATTTAAATTCTTGAATTGTAGACCCTTGTTCTGTTTGTTATAATTATGAAGTCATTCTACTTCGCACACAATTGGCTTGAGTGTAATTAATGACGTGACTCATTCTTGTGGGGCTAGTTACTGGAAATGGTCTTTCACAATCCCTTTGGACAGGCATGCTTCTTTTCTCAATTCTCAGAGAATTTTAATTCAGAGATGTGTGGCAAGCTGAGATCTGCAGAATTATTATCTTAGTGATTGGTTTTGCatttgttgcatttcacttttgTGCCAGGACTTCATATTCTAAGAACTTTTAGACAATGGGAGTCTTAGTGAAACAGCAACAATTCTTTTATGTGATATTAGTCCACAGTCATATGCTAGACAAATACAGTATTGTAGACAAGTATATGGGTAAGTCAAACCAGGTAATATCATTAGCAGGGAAGAGTGTTAGCTATATGCTTTTGTGATATTACGAAAATATCCATATATGTATTTTCACATTGTAAAGTGCTTTGAAGGTGGTACTTGGTATCAAGATCAGGTAAGCTAGGAAATAAGAATAAGGTTACTATGAGCTTTGTTTGAGAAACTTGTATTTATCTTTTTTCTGTTCCTTGGATCAATCAtacgtatatatacatatatataaaagggAAAACTTGGGGGAATTTCACCTATAGAAGTAGAGCAGGATAGATGGATTTAGAGAAATGTGGTGAATTGTTTTTGCACAAATAATTGAAGTTGTGTAGATGCTACTTCTCTTAAACTCTCTTTAAGTTTATTATTTATGTAATGTAACCATATGTACTTGTGTTCAATGACCACCTCCAAAATATTTTGCAGGGAAAACATACCGTAATATAGTTGGTAGTGCTTATTATGTTGCTCCTGAAGTATTGAGGCGTAGTTATGGAAAGGAAATAGATATTTGGAGTGCAGGAGTTATTTTGTATATTCTACTCAGTGGTGTACCTCCATTTTGGGCTGGTAAaggcaattttatttatttgtttattttgccAAATGTTCTTTATAATTTTAGAATTCTTGTTAACCACTTCTAAATGGAAATATTGATTAATGAGATCTTTTCAATTTGTATTGCAGAAActgaaaaaggaatatttgatgctATTCTAGAAGGATACATTGATTTTGAAAGTTCACCATGGCCATCAATATCTGACAGTGCCAAAGATCTGGTCAGGAGAATGCTGACTCAGGACCCAAAAAGGCGAATTACTTCAGCACAAGTTCTTGGTATAAAACTGCCTATACTTTCTTTTAGAAGTTGGTTAAAACTTGTATCCGAAACCTGGACATTTTATTTCCCTCTCATCATGAGATTTTTGTTCAATGCAATTTGTTGTATCTTCTCCTGGAGAAATTCTTCTAATTGATTTTATTAATATGAGCTGCTTGACATATATTTACATGTTATATATAGTTGTtggtactctctctctctctctctctctctctctctcttctgggGTGAGTCCTATCCCTTTATTTGTTGACTGTTCTGGTATTACATCAGGCTTTCATGTTAGGCTTATGTGCTTCTGGCTAACGTATATTACTTTGTATCGCTAGACCATCCATGGATTAAAGATGGAGGTGCAGCATCAGACAAGCCAATAGATAGTGCAGTTCTCTCTAGAATGAAGCAATTCAGGGCAATGAATAAGCTCAAGAAGCTAGCATTAAaggtaaaattttgaattattcagGTGTCCCCTCTTCTTTTAGTAAAAGTTGCTATAAGTCACCCTTAAAAAACTGTGTGATGATCCTTATCCTGTGAATATTTGCTTTTGCAAACAAGACATATAGAGAGACATGGTTGGATGTCCTTTACTATCTATATTTTGTGGAACTAAATCCATCAAAAAGAGATTCTGTGGCTTATAGAACTTGATTTAGGAGGGTTTCATGTATGTTTGCCCATGTGAGTAGATGATTTATATTGCTAAGTTACAGTCTCTCATCATCATGTGATTAATGTTGGTGCATTTCAAATAGATTATGTGATCCCTGTGATGGTGACTGTCATGGTGAACTGAAAATTTCAGCTTCTTTCTGCTTCTGTTCTTTTCAaattattgtatttcattttatatattaaagGCCAAACAAACCATTCTCAAAGATAAGGAGCTCATTTTATCACATGCATGGATCAGGGTTTTAAATAATGGCTGTTGCCATTATGTTATGACTAAGGAGAATCAGGGGTGTTGAAAATAAATAGAGGGTCTTTGGGGTTGAAATTGTGATAAAAGGAATATAGTGTTAGTCAGCTGGGAATTAGTTAGAGAGTGGCGGGAACAGTTACTGGAGAGATCTAAAGCTGCATAAATAACAACTATTGTAACTAGAGAAACTATTCCAAAAGATTATCAATGAAATTCTCATTCTTCTCTCTCTAACTTCTGTTCTTTGTCTTCTCTCTGTCTTTTCTCTGctcctttctcttcttttcctATTCTTTCTTCTATATTATCAGCTATACTGCATAGTAGGGTTCTGTTACATGATACATTAAACATCTGTTTTCTGGTTtagcataattaataattttacaggccATTTTGTGATAAATATTTGAGAATCACAAGTCAAATGGTCCATTAAGTCCATTGCACCTCATCGCACTTAGTTGCTATGGCTGTTAACCAGAAATCCTCCTTTTGTTTTGCAAGCTAAATTTTCAAAGTTCGATGATAATGCTGGCTGTGGTTTTTACACTTCGGTCATGACATCTTGGAACAGGCTCACAGCAAGCACAATCTCAGATGCTATTTAAAACCTTAATCTCGCTGCCTTGGAAATCTTGAGTGTATTCTGTTTCCTATTATGTTCAATAATTTTCTTCATACTGGTGTCTTGGTTGGAGCCTAAAATAAGAGTATTGCCTGtgtgcattttttttttccattttcttttataTCGTGAGTGATCCACTGATCCTTTGAATTCCCTAGGTTATTGCTGAAAATCTCTCTGAAGAAGAAATTAAAGGTCTTAAAGCAATGTTCACAAACATGGACACTGACAAGAGTGGCACAATCACCTATGAAGAGCTGAAGACAGGTTTAGCTCGACTTGGGTCAAGGCTCTCTGAAACTGAAGTTAAACAATTAATGGAAGCTGTAAGTAATAATGGGCCTAACTCAGCCTAATTATTCACATTGCATCTCACACTCAACTGACAGTTCTATTATTCATGTGCATGATGCATTTCAGGCCGATGTGGATGGAAATGGAACAATCGACTACATTGAGTTTATCTCTGCTACAATGCATAGATATCGACTGGAAAGAGATGAGCATCTATACAAAGCATTTCAGTACTTTGATAAGGATAGCAGTGGGTGAGTTCGCAGATTTCCTGTGTTTATAATAGCCATCTTTTCTGCAAATTATAGTGCTTGATTCCCTGTGTTTGATGAAGttttaatatataaatgagaGTGTAtactttttgtttcttttttcctttGTCCTTAAGGCAACTATCCACCTTACCAGTATTTTCCTAAAGAAACTTTAACCAATCTATCAATTATtgtgtttatttttatttcataccTTTTGCACTGTAATCTGGAGGTAACATTTTGGGATGTTTCATGTGTGCTTTTCTTCATCATTCACTTGATGTATAGTAGGACTGGAATCAAGTTAGTTTAACTTAAATTCCTTAGAAGATAAAGAGTTCTGCAGCTTTTTACATTGTTTTTTAGGTGAATCAATTTGAGAAAACTTCATTCTCATAAAGTTCATTACAGGTATATAACAAGAGATGAATTAGAGTCTGCCATGATGGAGTATGGTATGGGAGATGAGGCCAGTATTAAGGAAATAATTTCTGAGGTGGATACAGATAATGTAAGTGACCAGTTATTTGAACTTTTGAAACTCCTTTGGTGACATTGTTCATGCTAATACCTTTCGGATGGATAGGATGGGAAAATCAACTATGAAGAATTCTGCACTATGATGAGAAGTGGAGTACAACAACCAGGAAAGCTTTTCTAGTTATAGGCATAAGACCGGAGTTGCTATTTAATGCGTTAGTAGAAGAACCAGAGCAAAGCTGCTAAGAGAGGTAAGAAGTATGACAGTCCAGATGCCACCATGTGAATTTGCAAGGGGCAGTTTGAGCACTAGTTGGACTGCTTGGACATGCATTATAGTGTTTGTGCATATCTATTTTCTTGTCTCTTCTATTTTCTAGGTTCTTGTTGTTTTCTCTTCCATTTTAACCTGATTCTTTACTTTGAATTTTAATCAAATAGTCTTTTAATTAAACCTGTGGTGGATGATGAATAAATTAGACTGCTAATTTTCTATGGAGGTATATTGCGACTGTTGCTTCCAATATTTCATTACACACCATCCTTCTTGTTCAATGAATTTTTTGTTGCATGAATATGAGAATGTGAGATGATTTCACTTCCCAAGCTGCAACTTTTGCTAATCTGATCCACTTATTCTAAGTAAGGGAGATATTCTATGCATAGCAAAGCTGACCTGTCGTTCACTGTGTAGAACCAATAATGCAGAGCAAGAACTTTAACATCAGGTTGGTTTTTCTGATTACTTTCCATCCAACTGAGGTAGAAGAAACTAACAATTCATTTAGCAACAATGTAAAAGAAACAATAGCCATTACAGCACCTTTTAACCATAGAAGCTGGAATGGTAGGCACTTTGCTTGGTAAGATCATATTTGACTTCAATTTGCTTGCTTGGTTCATTAAATAACAAAGTAAGCCTTGTGCTTATGCAAATGCATACCGTG
The sequence above is a segment of the Hevea brasiliensis isolate MT/VB/25A 57/8 chromosome 11, ASM3005281v1, whole genome shotgun sequence genome. Coding sequences within it:
- the LOC110632237 gene encoding calcium-dependent protein kinase 2; the protein is MGCCSSKEKPSKSEANKGYRSGGTGNLRQNQQQQSYYQQPEYQQQQAVQHPKMTVPQTQTQTPQTRPQQPQASTPPPVRAAPTNLTARSVQTPQTILGKPLEDIKQYYSLGKELGRGQFGVTYLCTENSTGHIYACKSILKRKLINKGDREDIKREVQIMQHLSGQPNIVEFRGSYEDRQSVHVVMELCAGGELFDRIIAKGHYSERDAARICKDIVNVVHACHFMGVMHRDLKPENFLLASKDEGAMLKTTDFGLSVFIEEGKTYRNIVGSAYYVAPEVLRRSYGKEIDIWSAGVILYILLSGVPPFWAETEKGIFDAILEGYIDFESSPWPSISDSAKDLVRRMLTQDPKRRITSAQVLDHPWIKDGGAASDKPIDSAVLSRMKQFRAMNKLKKLALKVIAENLSEEEIKGLKAMFTNMDTDKSGTITYEELKTGLARLGSRLSETEVKQLMEAADVDGNGTIDYIEFISATMHRYRLERDEHLYKAFQYFDKDSSGYITRDELESAMMEYGMGDEASIKEIISEVDTDNDGKINYEEFCTMMRSGVQQPGKLF